The following are encoded in a window of Thiohalobacter sp. IOR34 genomic DNA:
- a CDS encoding PEP-CTERM sorting domain-containing protein encodes MNIIRYMHTTVALGLALLLPLVAHAFPIAAPGTEGLKVIVGNSNPIIATYQGNSAMYSNDLYLVQGDGDVFIFNNHSSAVGSQVNLGSFPVGTELVFRLHVNNTGYDYFTGPASRNPDQHVHARVQENWQPKETLVSFEDLYNGPFNYNDLSFSFTNTVTTPPPPPTGGVPEPAVASLFLIGLAASGVAARSKRRR; translated from the coding sequence ATGAACATCATCAGATACATGCATACGACTGTGGCCCTGGGCCTGGCGTTGTTGCTGCCGCTGGTGGCGCATGCCTTCCCCATCGCAGCACCGGGAACCGAGGGTCTGAAGGTGATCGTCGGCAACTCGAACCCGATCATCGCCACCTACCAGGGCAACTCGGCGATGTACAGCAACGACCTGTACCTGGTGCAGGGCGACGGCGATGTCTTCATCTTCAACAACCACAGTTCCGCGGTGGGCAGCCAGGTCAACCTCGGCTCCTTCCCGGTGGGTACGGAACTGGTCTTCCGCCTGCATGTCAACAACACGGGCTATGACTACTTCACCGGTCCGGCCAGCCGCAATCCGGACCAGCATGTGCATGCCCGGGTGCAGGAGAACTGGCAGCCGAAGGAGACCCTGGTGAGTTTCGAGGACCTGTACAACGGTCCCTTCAACTACAACGACCTGAGCTTCTCCTTCACCAATACGGTGACGACACCCCCGCCCCCGCCGACGGGTGGGGTGCCTGAACCGGCCGTTGCCAGCCTGTTCCTCATCGGCTTGGCAGCCAGTGGTGTGGCAGCTCGGAGCAAGCGGCGGCGCTGA
- a CDS encoding Smr/MutS family protein has protein sequence MSRRKRPPAAASVDPADRALFRDSVGPVRPLRSDRVQHPPRRPPPQPRFRQADERAVLRDMLSDAFDAAELETGEELLFARPGLQGRLLKRLRRGQLPIDAECDLHGLTVAEARQVLAEFLLHSRLNRQCCVRIIHGKGHGSVQRIPVLKRKVDHWLRQRDEVLAFCSARPVDGGTGAVYVLLKALR, from the coding sequence ATGTCCCGCCGCAAGCGCCCCCCGGCGGCAGCCTCCGTCGACCCCGCCGATCGCGCCCTGTTCCGGGACAGTGTCGGACCGGTCAGGCCGTTGCGCTCGGACCGGGTGCAGCACCCGCCGCGCCGCCCGCCACCGCAGCCGCGCTTCCGTCAGGCGGACGAGCGGGCCGTGCTGCGCGACATGCTCTCCGACGCCTTCGACGCGGCCGAACTGGAAACCGGCGAGGAGCTGCTGTTCGCCCGCCCCGGCCTGCAGGGACGGCTGCTCAAGCGGCTGCGCCGCGGTCAGCTGCCGATCGACGCCGAATGCGACCTGCACGGCCTGACCGTGGCCGAGGCCCGCCAGGTGCTGGCCGAGTTCCTGCTGCACAGCCGGCTCAACCGGCAGTGCTGCGTGCGCATCATCCACGGCAAGGGACACGGTTCGGTACAGCGCATCCCGGTGCTCAAGCGCAAGGTCGACCACTGGCTGCGACAGCGCGACGAGGTACTCGCCTTCTGCTCGGCGCGGCCGGTGGACGGCGGCACCGGCGCCGTCTACGTGCTGCTCAAGGCGCTGCGCTGA
- the truD gene encoding tRNA pseudouridine(13) synthase TruD — protein MNGNETLPGPFGPPLGTAQIRCRPEDFRVFEMPPCEPDGAGEHAWLKLRKREQNTEWLARQIARLAGVRPRDVGFAGLKDRHAVTEQWFSVYLPGRPDPDWTALEDGRVEVLAATRHGRKLRRGALLGNRFELRLRDVAADARAVDARLEALRERGMPNYFGAQRFGRDGANLTRAAALFAGELRRPPRHQRALYLSAARSLLFNQVLAARIGQGVWDRCLPGDVLQLDRRRGRFRIEAVDEETRGRCERLEIHPTGPLCGRGPVEVEAEALALEQAALAGREDWIRGLERLGLEADRRALRVRIAGLVWEWAAADELWLGFELPAGSYATVLLEQLFRIEDRALSAAP, from the coding sequence ATGAACGGGAATGAGACCTTGCCCGGCCCCTTCGGCCCGCCCCTGGGCACGGCGCAGATCCGCTGCCGGCCGGAGGACTTCCGCGTCTTCGAGATGCCGCCCTGCGAGCCGGACGGCGCGGGCGAGCATGCCTGGCTGAAGCTGCGCAAGCGGGAACAGAACACCGAGTGGCTGGCCCGGCAGATTGCCCGCCTGGCCGGCGTCCGGCCGCGCGATGTGGGTTTCGCCGGTCTCAAGGACCGCCATGCGGTGACCGAGCAGTGGTTCTCGGTCTACCTGCCGGGGCGCCCCGATCCGGACTGGACGGCCCTCGAGGATGGCCGGGTGGAGGTGCTGGCGGCGACCCGCCATGGCCGCAAGCTGCGTCGCGGGGCGCTGCTCGGCAACAGATTCGAGCTGCGGCTGCGTGATGTGGCGGCCGATGCCCGGGCCGTGGATGCGCGCCTGGAAGCGCTGCGCGAGCGGGGGATGCCCAACTATTTCGGCGCCCAGCGCTTCGGTCGCGACGGCGCCAATCTGACACGGGCTGCGGCCCTGTTCGCCGGCGAGCTGCGGCGGCCGCCGCGGCACCAGCGGGCGCTCTACCTGTCGGCCGCGCGCAGCCTGCTGTTCAACCAGGTGCTCGCGGCGCGCATCGGACAGGGAGTCTGGGACCGCTGTCTGCCGGGCGACGTGCTGCAGCTCGACCGGCGGCGCGGCCGTTTCCGTATCGAGGCCGTGGACGAGGAAACCCGCGGACGCTGCGAGCGCCTGGAGATCCACCCCACGGGGCCGCTCTGTGGCCGTGGACCGGTGGAGGTGGAAGCCGAGGCGCTGGCCCTGGAACAGGCGGCGCTGGCCGGACGGGAAGACTGGATCCGCGGCCTGGAGCGCCTTGGTCTGGAGGCCGACCGGCGTGCGCTGCGGGTGCGGATCGCCGGCCTGGTCTGGGAATGGGCGGCGGCGGACGAGCTGTGGCTCGGCTTCGAATTGCCTGCCGGCAGCTATGCCACGGTGTTGCTGGAACAGCTGTTTCGCATCGAGGACCGGGCGCTCAGCGCAGCGCCTTGA
- a CDS encoding YqaA family protein, producing MGLFNGLYERTMRWSRSPRAPWYLAALSFAESSFFPIPPDVMLAPMSLARPARALGLAGLTTLASVLGGFLGYAIGYFAFEAVEPLIRDLGYWEKYATARAWFDTWGFWAVLLAGFSPIPYKVFTIAAGSLSMALLPFAAASLVGRGTRFLLVALLMAWGGPRLERVLRDYIEGIGWLLVVAAGVAYLVLRS from the coding sequence GTGGGCCTGTTCAACGGCCTCTACGAGCGGACCATGCGCTGGTCGCGCTCACCCCGCGCCCCCTGGTATCTTGCCGCCCTCAGCTTTGCCGAGTCGTCCTTCTTCCCCATCCCGCCGGACGTGATGCTGGCGCCGATGAGCCTGGCGCGGCCGGCCCGTGCCCTGGGCCTGGCGGGGCTGACCACCCTGGCTTCGGTGCTCGGTGGCTTCCTCGGTTATGCCATCGGCTATTTCGCCTTCGAGGCCGTCGAGCCGCTGATCCGCGACCTCGGCTACTGGGAGAAATACGCCACGGCCCGTGCCTGGTTCGATACCTGGGGCTTTTGGGCCGTGCTGTTGGCCGGCTTCTCGCCCATCCCCTACAAGGTGTTCACCATTGCCGCCGGCAGTCTGTCGATGGCGCTGCTGCCCTTTGCCGCCGCCTCGCTCGTCGGCCGGGGCACGCGCTTCCTGCTGGTCGCCCTGCTGATGGCCTGGGGTGGCCCGCGGCTGGAGCGGGTGCTGCGCGACTACATCGAGGGCATCGGCTGGCTGCTGGTGGTTGCGGCCGGCGTGGCCTATCTCGTCCTGCGGAGTTGA
- a CDS encoding protein-L-isoaspartate(D-aspartate) O-methyltransferase: protein MHTRISGIGMTSQRTRDRLVQRLRAKGIVNEALLEVMGRMPRHLFVDEALASRAYEDTALPIGFGQTISQPYIVARMTEELLRGEPRRVLEVGTGSGYQAAVLSQLVEKVFTVERIDALARRVRQRFRQMGFRNIQLKHSDGSWGWPSKAPFDAILVTAAPPEIPTGLLEQLADGGRMVIPVGGRNGQTLAVITRRGAVCEREDLEAVSFVPLLGGAG from the coding sequence ATGCACACCCGGATCAGCGGCATCGGCATGACCTCGCAGCGCACCCGAGACCGGCTGGTGCAGCGGCTGCGCGCCAAGGGTATCGTCAATGAGGCCCTGCTGGAGGTGATGGGGCGCATGCCGCGGCACCTGTTCGTCGACGAGGCCCTGGCCAGCCGCGCCTACGAGGACACGGCGCTGCCGATCGGCTTCGGCCAGACCATCTCCCAGCCCTATATCGTTGCGCGCATGACCGAGGAGCTGCTGCGTGGCGAGCCGCGGCGGGTGCTGGAGGTGGGTACGGGGTCGGGTTATCAGGCCGCGGTGCTGTCGCAGCTGGTCGAGAAGGTGTTCACCGTGGAGCGTATCGACGCCCTGGCCCGGCGTGTCCGCCAGCGTTTCCGGCAGATGGGGTTCCGCAACATCCAGCTCAAGCACAGCGACGGCAGCTGGGGCTGGCCGAGCAAGGCACCCTTCGATGCCATCCTGGTGACCGCGGCACCGCCGGAGATTCCCACCGGTTTGCTGGAGCAGCTGGCCGATGGCGGGCGCATGGTGATCCCGGTCGGCGGGCGCAACGGCCAGACGCTGGCAGTGATCACCCGGCGGGGTGCCGTCTGTGAACGCGAGGATCTGGAGGCGGTCAGCTTCGTGCCCCTGCTCGGAGGGGCCGGCTAG
- a CDS encoding peptidoglycan DD-metalloendopeptidase family protein — translation MLGAAMLPGILRATPLRLLTLLLCLLLAACSGSRARAPVGERLPVAVPASSPASRPAVHLVRRGESLFSIAWQYGLDYHRLAQINGIGPPYTIYVGQRLRLKAAPAVPAPPRKKATSPAPQRKGTARKEARTKAAAGVRRQARSAQPAVALRWQWPVRGRLLKRFDGRSTGKKGIAIAGRAGQKVKAAAAGRVVYAGSGLVGYGRLIIIKHNNIFLSAYGHNRRLLVKEGDAVRAGQVIAEMGNSGTNRVMLHFEIRRNGRPVDPLGYLPRS, via the coding sequence ATGCTGGGTGCGGCGATGCTTCCCGGGATTCTGCGCGCGACTCCGCTCCGCTTGCTGACACTCCTGCTCTGTCTGCTGCTCGCCGCCTGTTCGGGTTCCAGGGCCCGGGCACCGGTGGGGGAGCGCCTGCCGGTCGCAGTCCCTGCGAGTTCGCCAGCCAGCCGGCCGGCGGTGCATCTGGTGCGGCGCGGCGAGAGCCTGTTCTCCATCGCCTGGCAGTATGGTCTCGACTATCACCGCCTGGCGCAGATCAATGGCATTGGTCCGCCCTACACCATCTATGTCGGTCAGCGGTTGCGCCTGAAGGCGGCCCCGGCGGTGCCTGCCCCGCCCCGGAAGAAGGCCACGTCACCCGCCCCCCAGCGGAAAGGAACCGCCAGGAAAGAAGCTCGGACGAAGGCCGCGGCCGGTGTGCGCAGGCAGGCAAGATCGGCGCAGCCGGCAGTGGCCTTGCGCTGGCAGTGGCCGGTGCGCGGGCGGCTGTTGAAGCGTTTCGATGGCCGTTCCACCGGTAAAAAAGGTATCGCCATCGCCGGTCGTGCCGGCCAGAAGGTAAAGGCCGCGGCGGCTGGCCGGGTGGTCTATGCGGGGAGTGGACTTGTTGGTTACGGACGGCTTATCATCATCAAGCATAACAACATCTTTCTCAGCGCCTATGGTCACAACCGCAGGCTGCTAGTGAAGGAGGGCGATGCGGTCCGAGCCGGGCAGGTGATTGCCGAGATGGGCAACAGCGGTACCAACCGGGTCATGCTGCATTTTGAAATCCGGCGCAATGGACGGCCGGTTGATCCACTCGGGTACCTGCCGCGATCTTGA
- the surE gene encoding 5'/3'-nucleotidase SurE, whose product MRILISNDDGYRAPGIRCLAEALAGLAEVTVVAPDRDRSGASNSLTLDNPIRATEAENGFIRVDGTPTDCVHLAITGLLDDEPDLVVSGINAGANLGDDVLYSGTVAAAMEGRFLGLPAIAVSMVAARPRHFETAARIACQLVKRLRQQPLAGDTILNVNVPDLAYEDLAGIRVTRLGHRHKSEPVIRMQDPRGRPIYWVGPPGGEQDAGEGTDFHAVRNGFVSVTPIHADLTRHDALQRIAGWLEV is encoded by the coding sequence ATGCGCATTCTGATCAGCAACGACGACGGCTACCGGGCACCGGGTATCCGCTGCCTGGCCGAGGCACTGGCCGGGCTGGCCGAGGTGACGGTGGTGGCCCCGGACCGCGACCGCAGCGGTGCCAGCAATTCCCTCACTCTGGACAATCCGATCCGCGCCACCGAGGCCGAGAACGGTTTCATCCGTGTCGACGGTACCCCCACCGACTGCGTGCACCTGGCCATCACGGGCCTGCTCGACGACGAACCCGATCTGGTCGTCTCCGGCATCAACGCCGGGGCCAATCTCGGTGACGACGTGCTCTATTCGGGGACCGTGGCGGCGGCCATGGAGGGGCGTTTTCTCGGCTTGCCGGCGATCGCCGTGTCCATGGTCGCCGCCCGGCCGCGTCACTTCGAGACCGCCGCGCGCATCGCCTGCCAACTGGTGAAGCGGCTGCGCCAGCAGCCGCTGGCCGGCGATACCATCCTCAACGTCAACGTGCCCGATCTCGCCTACGAGGATCTGGCCGGGATCCGCGTGACCCGCCTCGGTCACCGTCACAAGTCGGAGCCGGTGATCCGCATGCAGGATCCGCGCGGCCGGCCTATCTACTGGGTCGGTCCGCCGGGTGGCGAGCAGGATGCGGGGGAGGGCACCGACTTCCACGCGGTGCGCAACGGCTTCGTCTCGGTGACGCCCATCCATGCCGACCTGACGCGGCACGATGCCCTGCAGCGCATCGCCGGCTGGCTGGAGGTCTGA
- the rpoS gene encoding RNA polymerase sigma factor RpoS, producing MARDRDAEQLETDPAVPVPDMDAEASLPTEPAELPGDTVFEVGEVSSQHLDATRLYLNEIGFSPLLSAEEEVYYARLAQKGDEAARKRMIESNLRLVVKIARRYMNRGLALLDLIEEGNLGLIRAVEKFDPERGFRFSTYATWWIRQTIERGLMNQTRTVRLPIHVVKEINVYLRAARKLAQTLDHEPKPEDIAELLDKPIEDVRRMLGLNERTASVDSPLGYGNERSLLDAIPDDNNPDPSELLAEISVRQNLDFWLDQLNDKQREVVERRFGLHGRKISTLEEVGNEIGVTRERVRQIQMDALKRLREILESEGFSQDALLR from the coding sequence ATGGCGCGTGATCGCGACGCCGAACAGCTGGAAACGGACCCGGCGGTACCGGTCCCGGATATGGATGCCGAGGCATCTCTGCCAACCGAGCCGGCCGAGTTGCCCGGCGACACCGTGTTCGAGGTCGGGGAAGTCTCCAGCCAGCATCTGGATGCCACCCGCCTGTATCTCAACGAGATCGGTTTCTCTCCCTTGCTCAGTGCCGAGGAAGAGGTCTATTACGCGCGTCTTGCCCAGAAGGGCGACGAGGCGGCGCGCAAGCGGATGATCGAATCCAATCTGCGGTTGGTGGTGAAGATCGCCCGGCGCTACATGAATCGCGGCCTGGCGCTGCTCGATCTGATCGAGGAAGGTAACCTGGGGTTGATCCGGGCGGTGGAGAAGTTCGATCCGGAGCGCGGTTTCCGCTTCTCCACCTATGCCACCTGGTGGATCCGGCAGACCATCGAACGCGGCCTGATGAACCAGACCCGTACCGTGCGCCTGCCCATCCATGTGGTGAAGGAGATCAACGTCTATCTGCGCGCGGCCCGCAAACTGGCCCAGACCCTGGACCATGAACCCAAGCCCGAGGATATCGCCGAGCTGCTCGACAAGCCGATCGAGGACGTCAGGCGCATGCTCGGCCTCAACGAACGCACCGCATCGGTGGACAGCCCGCTCGGTTATGGCAACGAGCGCTCGCTGCTGGACGCGATTCCCGACGACAACAATCCCGATCCGTCCGAGCTGCTGGCCGAGATCAGCGTGCGGCAGAACCTCGACTTCTGGCTCGACCAGCTGAACGACAAGCAACGCGAGGTGGTGGAACGGCGCTTCGGTCTGCACGGCCGCAAGATCAGCACCCTGGAGGAGGTCGGCAACGAGATCGGCGTCACCCGGGAGCGGGTGAGGCAGATCCAGATGGATGCCCTCAAGCGACTGCGTGAGATCCTCGAGAGCGAGGGTTTCTCCCAGGATGCGCTGCTGCGCTGA